Below is a genomic region from Sinorhizobium meliloti.
CGTCGACCGAAATGGCGCTGGCGTCGCCGACGATACCGAGGACGTCATCCTCATCGACCATATCCTTGCCGCGGCAATAGAGGGCGAGTTTGCGAAGCTCGTTGCGCGAAGCCATGCGGTCGCCCCCGAGCGCCTCGACGAGGCGTTCGCGCGCGGCGGGACCGATGCGCAGGCCCGCTTCCGAAAGTTCCGTGTCGACAAGTGCCTGCAGGCCCCTGATGTCGTCGCTGTAGCAGGCGATCGAAGCGACGGAGCGGGAAGTCTCGCCAACCTTCCTGAGCGCCGCCCCCTTCTTGAGGTCGCCGGCTTCGACGATGAGACGGGCGCCGGCCGGGGGATCGGCCGCGAGGATCTGCAGCGCTTCGGTGAGCGCCTTCTCAGCGGACGCGCCGCGCACCCAGACCAGCTTGTCGCCGCCGAACAGGCCGATGGCATTGACCTCGTCAAGCACGCTACCGGCGCCCTGCAAGGTAGCTGCGTCCAGCTTGACGACGGCGAAGGGATCATCGAGGGGGATGCCGAAGCTGCCGGCGAGCTCGGACGCGCGTTCCGAGACGAGGCCGCGATCGGGACCGTAGAGCAGGAATAGCCGGTAGATCGCCGCAGATCGCTGCAGGAAACTATCGAATTCGTGCGACTTGACCTCGCTCATCTGACGATCGGATCAGCGGCCGAGGGCGGCTGCAAGGTCGGCCCCGATAATCTCCGCCAGCTCCTTGGCGGCGCGGTTCTCGCCGTCGCGCACGGCGCGAATCTTGGCGAATTCCTGCTGGGGGAAGTCGACCAAGGCGACGGCCGTCCGGTTGCCTGCCTTCACGGTCTCGCCGGTGGCGGTCTTGGTCAGGTTGTAGTCGGCCTTCACGACGATGCGGCCGGCTCCGGCGTCGTCGTCGTCATGGTCATTATCCGTGCTCTCATAGAGCACGCCCATTGTCCGGTGCGAGACGCTAAGCGCCAGATGGTATTGCGGATTGACCGGTTCGCCCTGGCCGCGCGACGTCAGAAAGACGAGGGCATTTCGGACTTCCTGCTCGACGCGGTCGTCGGCTTCCGAAATCTCGATCGCGGCAAGCGCGATCGACGTCGAGCCAGTCGGACCGTCGGAATAAAGGGGCCTGACCTGGCAGCCGCCGAGTGCCGCAAGCGACAATGCGCCGGCTACGAAGCCCAAGGACCGAAGACGGAAGCCAGCTATATCAGACAACGACATTGACGATCCTCTGAGGCACGACGATGATCTTCTTCGGGCGGCCGCCGTTGAGCGCGGCCTTGACGGCATCCAGCGCGAGCACGGCGCTTTCGATCGCACTCTGATCTGCGTCGCGCGCGATTGTCAAATCGGCACGCTTTTTCCCGTTGATCTGGACCGGCAGCGTGATCTCGTTCTCGACGATGAGCGCAGGATCGAATTTCGGCCAAGGCCTCTCGGCGATGAGACCTTTGCCGCCGATCTCCCGCCAGCATTCTTCCGCAAGATGCGGCATCATCGGCGCGATCAGGTTGATCAGGATCGCGGCGGCGTCCTTTACCGCAGCAGTCAGAGCGTTGTCCGCCTTGCCGCTCGCGACCTGCGTCAGCGGGGCGGCCATGGCGTTCACCAGCTCGTAGATACGTGCGACCGCCTTGTTGAAGGCGAGCTTGTCATAGTCCGCCTCTACCGCCTTGAGCGTGCGATGTGCGGCCTGGGACACTGCAAGCCCCTCGCCTCCGCTTGCCGGCGCGGCATCGACGGCACGCAGCCTCTCCGCGGCCTCGGTCAGAAGACGCCAGACGCGCTGCACGAAGCGATGGGCGCCTTCGACGCCTGCCTCGGACCAGATGACGTCGCGATCCGGCGGCGAATCGGAGAGCACGAAGAAACGTGCCGTGTCGGCACCGTAGGAGCCGATGATGTCATCCGGGTCGACGACGTTCTTCTTCGACTTCGACATCTTCTCGATCGAGCCGATGGCGACTTCCTCGCCGGTCTCGATGTGGACCGCGCGCCGCTGTCCGTCGACTTCCTCCACGCGGATCTCGGCGGGCGTGATCCATTCCCGCTGCGCGCCTTCGCCGCGGCTATAGGTCTCGTGGACGACCATGCCCTGCGTGAACAGCCCCTTGAAGGGCTCGTCCAGCGCCACATGGCCGGTCGCCTTCATCGCGCGGGTGAAGAAGCGCGAATAGAGCAGATGCAGGATCGCGTGCTCGATGCCACCGATATACTGGTCGACCGGCAGCCAGTGATTGGCCGCTTTCGGATCCGTCGGGTTGTCCTCCCAGGGCGCCGTAAAGCGGGTGAAGTACCAGGAGGAATCGACGAAGGTATCCATCGTGTCGGTTTCCCGGCGCGCGTCCTTGCCGCATTGCGGGCAGGCGACGTGACGCCAGGTCGGGTGACGATCGAGCGGATTGCCGGGTTTGTCGAAGGTCACGTCCGGCGGCAGCGTCACGGGCAGATCTGCCTTCGGCACCGGAACGACGCCGCAGTCGTCACAGTGAATGACCGGGATCGGGCAGCCCCAGTAGCGCTGGCGGGAAATGCCCCAGTCGCGCAGGCGGAAATTGACCTTGCGCTCCGCGCGCGGCGTGCCGTTCAGCAGATCGTTTTCGAGCCTGGAGGCGACGGTCTCGAACGCCTCTTCCGCCGAAAGCCCGTCGAGGAAGCGCGAATTGATCATCACGCCGTCGCCGTCATAGGCCTCGTCGCCGATCGTGAAGGTCTGCGGATCGGCATCCTTCGGCATCACCACCGGAACGACCGGCAGATCATATTTGCGGGCGAAGTCGAGGTCGCGCTGGTCGCCCGAGGGGCAGCCGAAGATGGCGCCCGTGCCGTAGTCCATCAGCACGAAATTGGCGACGTAGACCGGCAGCTCCCAGTTCGGATCGAAGGGATGCCGTGCGCGTATGCCGGTGTCGATGCCCTTCTTCTCCGCCGTTTCCAGTGCGGCGAGCGACGTGCCGGCGCGCCGGCATTCCTCGCAGAAGGCTTCGATCTCGGCGTTCTTGGCTGCGGCATCCCTGGCGAGCGGATGATCGGCGGAGATCGCCAGGAAGGAGGCGCCGAACAGCGTGTCCGGCCGCGTCGTATAGACCGTGACTTCCTTTTCCTCGCCGGGGACCGTCGCCGGATCGAGCTCCCAGCGGACCGAAAGCCCTTCTGAGCGGCCAATCCAGTTCTTCTGCATCAGCCGCACTTTTTCGGGCCACTCGTCGAGCGTGTCGAGCGCGTCGAGCAGATCCTGGCTGAAGTCGGTGATGCGGAAGAACCATTGCGTCAGCTCGCGCTGTTCAACGAGCGCGCCGGAGCGCCAGCCGCGGCCTTCTATTACCTGCTCGTTGGCAAGCACAGTATTGTCGACCGGGTCCCAGTTGACCTTCGACTGCTTTCGGTAGACCAGGCCTTTTTCCAGGAAATCGAGGAAAAGGTGCTGCTGGCGCTGGTAATATTCGGGATCGCAGGTCGCAAATTCCCGGCTCCAGTCGAGCGAAAGCCCCATGACCTTGAGCTGCGCCTTCATCGAGGCAATGTTCTGGTACGTCCAGCTCGCCGGATGGACGCCGCGCTCCATGGCGGCGTTTTCCGCCGGCATGCCGAAGGCGTCCCAGCCCATCGGGTGCAGCACGTTGAAGCCGCGGGCGCGCTTGTAGCGGGCGACCACGTCGCCCATCGTGTAATTGCGCACGTGACCCATGTGGATCCGTCCGGATGGATAGGGGAACATCTCCAGGACGTAATATTTGTCGCGCGGATCGTCGTTCTTCGTCTCGAAGACCTTGCCCGCTTCCCATTGGTGCTGCCAGCGCGGTTCGGCATCGCGCGGATTATATCGTTCGGTAGCCATGTCTTTGTCGATGTTCCGGAAATTCTGCCGGGCGCGAGCGCCCGCGCGTGATAGCTGGCGTGACCTTCACCACGAAACGCCCCAAGCGTCAAGTTTTGAAGGATTCGCCAGGCGGTCCACTCGATTCGCAGTTCAACGAGGGCAGATGACGCCACGGCCGAGGCGAACCCGCCCGCTCCGGCTTGTGCTGGACTTGGCAAGCACCGCAAGTTTCAATAAGCCGCTAGCGAAGATGTCGAAACGATCTTGAACAGGAGCGTGGGGATGGAAGTCGAGGAACGGCTGAACGAAGTGCTGAGCCGGATTCGCGCAAGCGAGAAGTCGGCGAACCGTCCGGAAAATACCGTCAGTCTGGTGGCCGTGTCGAAAACCTTCGACGCCGAGACGATCCGGCCGGTGATCGAAGCTGGCCAGCGCGTCTTCGGCGAGAACCGCGTGCAGGAAGCGCAGGCCAAATGGCCCGCGCTCAAGCGTGAGACCCCCGACATCGAGCTGCACCTGATCGGTCCGCTGCAATCCAACAAGGCTGCCGACGCCGTTGCGCTCTTCGACGTCATCGAGACGATCGACAGGGAGAAGATCGCGCGCGCGGTCGCCGCCGAAATGAAGCGCCAGGGACGCGACATCCGCCTCTATGTTCAGGTGAACACCGGTCTCGAGCCGCAGAAGGCCGGCATCGCGCCGGAAGACGCGGCCGCTTTCGTCGCGCTCTGCCGTGACGAGTTGGCTCTGAACATCGAAGGACTGATGTGCATTCCGCCGTTCGACGAAAATCCGGGACCGCACTTCGCCCTGCTCGCCAAGCTTGCCGGTCAGTGCGGCCTTTCCAGGCTCTCCATGGGCATGTCCGGTGACTTCGAAACGGCAATCGCCTTCGGCGCCACCGGCGTGCGGGTAGGCTCCGCCATTTTCGGAGCGCGCTGAGTCCCGCTCCCCATTACCCTTTCGTCGGGGTTCCCGTTTACCTCCGTTCGCCTATCTTTCGAAGTGGAGGAACCGGGCTTCTCGTCCGGAGAGCGAGTGGGAGGAAACGGGTATGGCGAGCCGCTATTCCGAAGTGTATGCCGCGTGGAAAACCGATCCGCACGGCTTCTGGGCAGATGCCGCATCGGCGATCGACTGGTTCAAGCGGCCGGAGCGCATTTTCGAGCCTGCCGGCGGCACCTATGGTCACTGGTTTCCGGACGGCGTCACCAACACCTGCCACAACTGCCTGGACCGGCATGTCGAGGCCGGCCGTGGCGAGCAGCTGGCCTTTATATACGACAGTCCCGTCACCGGACGGATCGAGAGGATCTCCTATGCGGACCTGCTCGCCGATGTGAAGGCTATGGCTGCGATCTACCGCAAGCTGGGCGTCGACAAGGGCGATCGCATCATCATCTACATGCCGATGATCCCGCAGGCGGCGATCGCCATGCTCGCGGCAGCGCGGATCGGCGCGGTGCATTCCGTCGTCTTCGGCGGCTTTGCCGCCAACGAACTCGCCATGCGCATCGATGATTGCCAGGCGAAGATCGTCGTCTCGGCGAGCTGCGGGCTGGAGCCCGGGCGAACCGTCGCCTACAAGCCTCTGCTCGATCAGGCGATCGAAACGGCCAGCCACAAGCCGGCCCGTTGCCTCATCTATCAGCGCGACATGCTCGCCGCCGAAATGGTTAGCGGCCGCGACATCGATTTCGCCGAAGCGCTTGCGGCGGCCAGAGACGCCGGTGAGGAAGCCTCTTGCACGCCGGTCGCCTCCACCGATCCGCTCTATGTCCTCTATACGTCCGGCACGACCGGCCAGCCGAAAGGCGTCGTGCGGGACAATGGCGGCCACATGGTCGCGCTCAGATGGTCGATGGAGCACTTCTTCGGAGTCAATGCCGGCGACGTGTTCTGGGCGGCTTCCGACATCGGCTGGGTGGTCGGTCATTCCTACATCGTCTATGGGCCGCTCCTCAACGGCTGCACCTCGGTCCTCTTCGAAGGAAAGCCGGTCGGGACGCCCGACCCCGGAACCTATTGGCGCGTCATTTCCGAACGCGGCGTGGCCGTCATGTTCACCGCGCCGACGGCGCTGCGAGCGATCCGCAAGGAGGACCCGGAAGCGGCCCATGCGGGCCGTTACGACCTGTCGCGGTTCCGGGCGCTTTATCTCGCGGGCGAGCGGGCCGACCCGGACACGATCCGCTGGGCGGAACGGGCGCTGAAGGTCCCGGTCATCGATCACTGGTGGCAGACCGAAACAGGATGGCCCGTTGCCGGCAATCCATTGGGTCTCGGCCTCCTGCCGGTAAAATACGGTTCCCCGGCGGTTCCCCTCCCCGGCTATGACGTGCAGGTCGTCGACGACGCGGGCCACCCGGTGGAAACCGGCACGCTCGGCAATGTCGTGATCAAGCTGCCGTTGCCGCCCGGCTGCCTGCCGACTCTGTGGAATGCCGATCACCGCTTCCATGCGGCCTATCTCGAGGAATATCCCGGCTTCTACAAGACGGCGGATGCCGGCTATGTCGACGAGGACGGCTATATCTTCATCATGGCCCGGACCGACGACATCATCAACGTCGCGGGACACCGGCTGTCGACGGGGGCCATGGAAGAGGTTTGCGCCAGCCATCCGGACGTCGCCGAATGCGCCGTGATCGGCATCGCCGATCCCCTCAAGGGGCAGGTGCCGGCGGGCTTCCTGGTCATCAACGCCAATGTTTCCCGTGAAACGGAAGAAATCGAGAAGGAGGTTGTCGGTCTCGTGCGCGAGCGCATCGGGCCGGTCGCCGCCTTCAGGACGGCGGTCTGCGTCAAGCGGCTGCCAAAGACGCGATCCGGCAAGATTCTGCGCTCGACGATCCAGAAGATCATCGACCGACAGCCATGGACGATGCCGGCAACGATCGACGATCCGGCGATCCTGGACGAGATTACCGAACTGCTGCGGTCAAAGGGGATCGGCGTTTAGAGCGGGATGAGGAAAAGTGTGCGCGGTTTTCCGCCCCGCATCCCGCGTCTCAACTTCTTGGAATCGATCACGTTAATGCTTTTAGGTCGACTCGACTAAAAACATCGTGATCTAGCACTTCCAGGAAGTGTGCGCGGGACTGCACCTCGTCCGCCTGCCGGCAAGCGGGGCCAAAAGGCAAGCGGCGCCCGCCTGCGCCGATCCTGTCAGCGACGGTCAATAAAAAACCCGGATCCTGCGATCCGGGTTTGTGCATCTCGCCGATGGCGAAGCGATCAGTAGTCGTCTTCCTCGTCGTCCTTGCGGTCCGACTTCAGCGACTTCAGCTTGGCGAAGACGGCATCGGCGTCGATTTCCTTTTCCTCTTCGCGATCCTGGCCGTAGTCGAGCTTCTCGGTTTCCTGTGCGGATTCGAGCGTTGCGCCGGTCTCGGCTGCCGAAGGCAGCGGGCGCCCCTTGGAGGCGCGCTCGACCTCGAGGTCCAGGTCGATCTGCGAGCAGAGGCCGAGAGTCACCGGGTCCATCGGCGTCAGGTTGGCGGAGTTCCAGTGGGTGCGCTCGCGAATCTGCTCGATCGTCGCCTTCGTCGTGCCGACAAGACGCGAGATCTGCGCGTCCTTCAGCTCCGGATGGTTGCGGACCAGCCACAGAATGGCGTTCGGGCGGTCCTGACGCTTGGAGACCGGCGTATAGCGCGGGCCCTTGCGCTTGGAGTCCGGGACGCGGACCTTCGGCTCCGAAAGCTTGAGTTTGTGATTCGGATTTCCTTCGGCGCGTGCGATCTCGTCGCGCGAAAGCTGACCGGTAGCGATTGGATCGAGGCCCTTGATACCCTGCGCCGATTCACCGTCGGCAATCGCCTTGACCTCGAGCGGGTGCAGCTTGCAGAACTGCGCGATCTGGTCGAACGAGAGTGCGGTGTTGTCAACCAGCCAGACGGCTGTTGCCTTGGGCATAAGCAGTTGCTGAGCCATGGATATAGTCCTTTTGTCCGTCCGCGCCGGTGTCGCGGGCCGTGGAGTCTACCACTCATTTCCGGGAATTGGGGGTTCTATACCGTTCTTGTCTCGAAATTGCAATTCTTCACTTTCAAATGTGCTTTTGTCTAATTGCGGACCGGAAGCGACCTGCTTATGAATTGTCGCAAAGGACCGGTGGGAGCCGATCCGGGGCGGAATGAGGAAATCTGTGCGCGGTTTTCCGCCGGCATTCCGCCCATGATCTGACCAGAAATGCGCAGGGAGGAAAATTATGGACGTCAAGACCTACCCGGTCCTGGAAGCGGCCAAGAACCGCACGCTGCTCGACAATGCGACCTATCTCGAATGGTATCGCGAGAGCGTTGCCGATCCGGAGAAGTTCTGGGGCGAGCACGGCAAGCGGATCGAATGGTTCGAGCCCTATACCAAGGTCAAGAACACGTCCTTCGAGGGCGATGTCTCGATCAAGTGGTTCGAAGACGGACTGACCAACGTCTCCTACAATTGCATCGACCGCCACCTGAAGACGCACGGCGAAAAGACGGCGATCATCTGGGAGGGAGACAATCCCTATCTCGACAAGAAGATCACCTATAACGAGCTCTACGACAAGGTTTGCCGTCTTGCCAACGTCTTGAAGGAGCAGGGCGTAAAGAAGGGGGACCGCGTCACCATCTACATGCCGATGATCCCGGAAGCAGCCTATGCGATGCTCGCCTGTGCCCGCATCGGCGCGATCCATTCGGTCGTTTTCGGCGGCTTTTCGCCCGAGGCGCTCGCCGGCCGCATCGTCGATTGCGAGTCCACCTTCGTGATCACCTGCGACGAGGGCGTGCGCGGCGGCAAGCCGGTTGCGCTCAAGGAGAACACCGATACCGCGATCGACATCGCTGCCAGACAGCACGTCACGGTCAGCAAGGTCCTCGTCGTGCGCCGCACCGGCGGCAAGGTCGGCTGGGCACCGGGCCGCGATCTCTGGTATCACCAGGAGACCGCGGCGGCAGAGCCGCATTGCCCGCCGGAAAAGATGAATGCGGAGGACCCGCTCTTCATTCTCTATACTTCGGGTTCGACCGGGAAGCCGAAAGGCGTGCTGCACACGACCGGCGGCTATCTCGTCTATGCTTCGATGACGCATCAATACGTGTTCGACTACCAGGACGGCGACATCTACTGGTGCACGGCCGATGTCGGCTGGGTCACCGGTCACTCCTACATCGTCTACGGGCCGCTCGCCAATGCGGCGACGACGCTGATGTTCGAGGGCGTGCCGAACTTCCCCGACGCGGGACGGTTCTGGGAAGTAGTCGACAAGCACAAGGTCAACATCTTCTATACCGCGCCGACCGCGATCCGCTCGCTGATGGGAGCGGGCGACGATTTCGTCAAGCGCTCCTCGCGTTCTTCGCTGCGCCTGCTCGGAACGGTCGGCGAGCCGATCAATCCGGAAGCCTGGGAGTGGTACTATCACGTCGTCGGCGACGAGCGCTGCCCTGTCGTCGATACCTGGTGGCAGACCGAAACCGGCGGCATACTGATCACGCCGCTGCCGGGGGCTACCGATCTCAAACCCGGCTCCGCGACGCGGCCCTTCTTCGGCGTCCAGCCGCAGATCGTCGACAGCGACGGCAAGGTCGTAGATGGCGCGGCCGACGGCAACCTTTGCATCACCGATAGCTGGCCCGGACAGATGCGGACGGTCTATGGCGATCACGAACGCTTCATCCAGACCTACTTCTCCACCTACAAGGGCAAGTATTTCACGGGCGACGGCTGCCGCCGCGACGAGGACGGCTACTATTGGATCACCGGCCGCGTCGACGACGTCCTGAACGTTTCCGGCCACCGGCTCGGCACGGCGGAGGTGGAATCGGCGCTCGTCTCGCACAACCTCGTTTCCGAGGCGGCGGTCGTCGGCTACCCGCATCCGATCAAGGGTCAGGGCATCTATTGCTACGTTTCGCTGATGGCCGGCGAGGTCGGAGACGACGAACTGCGCCAGGCGCTCGTCAAGCACGTCCGCTCGGAAATCGGACCGATCGCGACACCGGACAAGATCCAGTTCGCGCCCGGCCTGCCGAAAACACGCTCAGGCAAGATCATGCGCCGGATTCTCCGCAAGATCGCCGAGGACGATTTCGGTTCGCTCGGCGACACTTCGACGCTCGCCGATCCGGGCGTCGTCGACGACCTGATCGCCAATCGTCAGAACCGCGCTTGATGTGAGCCGGGGTACGGGTGGCAACAGCCCCTCATCCCGCTGCCGCGACCTTCTCCCCGCAAGCGGGGAGAAGGGGCATTGCGGCCACCGCACTCCCTCGCATTTGCTGTAACCGCATCAGCATTCTCGTCCCCTCTCCCCGCTCGCGGGGAGAGGGTTAGGTGAGGGGCGAAGCGCAAAGCGATGTACGGGTGGAACGCAGCGGCCGATTCGCCACCGAAACGAAAACCCTGACGGCCTGCCCTCAGAAATCGATCGCGCGGCCCTTGATCTCCCAATCGCCGAAGCGAGCCGGGTCGAGGCCGCCGCGCCCGCCGAGTTCCGCCGGCATATCCTTCGGCGCTTCGGCACGTCGCCGCTCTTCCGCCTCCTTCAGAGCGCGTAGCGCTGCCGGGGAAAGCGGACGTTTGGGGCGGTCGGGAGAATTGTCGTTGTCGTTCTGCATACCGGTCGCGGTTTCCGTAACGATATTGAAGAGCTGGCCGTTTATCCCCATCATATAGGCACTTCCGTGTGAACGGAAAAGCTTGATTCACGTGAAACCTTCGCGCGTACCGAATGGAACGAAGCGGCTGCAGGCGGCTTTCCAAGAGGCGCGGGAAGGACACCGATTTGGTTGGAGCTCATTCATGAATCTCATGCGCACCGCAATGCTGCTCGCCTTCATGACCGTCCTCTTCATGGCCGTCGGCTATGTCATCGGCGGCCGCGGTGGCATGATGATCGCCCTCGTCATCGCCGCAGGCATGAACTTCTTCTCCTACTGGAATTCCGACCGGATGGTCCTGCGGATGTACCGGGCGCAGGAGGTGGACGAGCACAGCGCGCCGGAATATTACGGGATCGTCCGCGATCTGGCGAAGAATGCCGGCCTGCCGATGCCGCGCGTCTACGTCATCGACAGCCCGCAGCCGAATGCCTTCGCCACCGGTCGCAATCCGGAGAATGCCGCGGTCGCCGCTTCGACGGGACTGCTGCATTCGCTTTCCTACGAGGAGGTTGCCGGGGTCATGGCGCATGAGCTCGCCCATATCCAGTATCGCGACACTTTGACGATGACGCTGACGGCGACGCTCGCCGGTGCGATTTCCATGCTTGGCAACTTCGCCTTCTTCTTCGGTGGCAACCGCGAGAACAACAATCCGCTCGGCTTCATCGGCGTGCTGATCGCGATGATCGTTGCCCCGCTCGCGGCCATGCTGGTACAGATGGCGATCAGCCGTACACGCGAATATTCCGCCGACCGCCGCGGTGCGGAGATATGCGGCAATCCGCTCTGGCTTTCCTCGGCGCTCCGCAAGATCGCCGGTGCCGCTCAGGTCATCCATAACAATGACGCCGAGCGCAATCCGGCGACGGCGCATATGTTCATCATCAATCCTCTCTCGGGCGAGCGGATGGACAATCTGTTCTCGACCCATCCGAACACGGAGAACCGGGTTGCGGCTCTGGAGAGAATGGCCCGCGAGACGTCCACGGGCTCGACGGCGCCGGTCCGCCCTGATAATGCAGGGCGCAAATCGCGCTCTGTCCCGAGAACCGGCTGGGGTCGCGGTGGTTCCGAACCGCCGAAAGGCCCCTGGTCCTGATGCCCGAAGACAATAAGAACGATTCACGTCCGAAACGATCCCGAGAGCACAACCGCTCCGGAGGGGCAGGAGCCCGGCCCGGTGCGGATGCCGCGGCCAAACCGGGCCTGAAGAGCCGCCAGGCGGCTGCCAAGATCCTGGCGGCGGTCGTGGACCGCAAGACGCCGCTGGACGGAATGCTCGATCCGGAGCGCGGGAACCCGGCCTATCGCGAGTTGAGCGAAGCCGATCGCGCGCTGGTGCGCGCCATTCTCAACTCGGCACTCCGCCATCTGCCTCGTATTCGTGCGGCCATAGACTCGCTTCTGCAAACGCCTCTGCCCGAGGGTGCTCGGGCTCTCGAACATGTGCTGACCGTTGCCGCCACGCAAATTCTCTATCTCGACGTTCCGGATCATTCGGCCGTCGACCTCGCAGTGGAACAGGCCCAGTCCGATCCGCGCAACCGCCGTTTCGCAAGCCTCGTCAACGCCGTGCTGCGGCGGCTTTCGCGTGAAAAGGAAGAAATTCTCGAAAAGCTGCGACAAGTCCCGGCGATGCCCGGCTGGTTCTTCGACAGGCTCGTCGCCTGTTACGGTCCCGACCAGGCCGAGCGCATCTCCGAGGCACAGCTCGTACCCGCCGCTATCGACCTGACCGTGAAATCCGATGCCGCTTCCTGGGCGGAGCGGCTCGCCGGCACCGTGTTGCCGACCGGCTCCGTTCGTCTTCAGGAATTCTCCGGTTCGATCCCGTCGCTTTCAGGCTTTTCGGAGGGCGCCTGGTGGGTCCAGGACGCGGCCGCCTCCATTCCGGCGCGCCTTTTCGGGGATATTTCCGGAAAGAAGGTGGTCGATCTCTGTGCCGCGCCCGGCGGCAAGACGGCGCAGCTCGTCCTCGCGGGGGCGGAGGTGACCGCGCTCGATCAGTCTTCAAGCCGGTTGCGGCGGCTCAAGGCCAACCTCGAGCGGCTTGGCTTCGAGGCCCGAACCAAGGAGAGCGATATGGCCGAGTTCCGGCCGGAAGAACTCTTCGACGCGGCCCTTCTCGACGCCCCCTGCTCCTCGACGGGCACCACCCGGCGGCATCCCGACGTGCTCTGGACGAAAGGCCCGCAGGACGTCGAGAAGCTCGCCAGGCTGCAGGAACGGCTGCTGCGGCACGCGCTTACCTTGGTGAAGCCCGGCGGTCTCATCGTTTTCTCCAATTGCTCGCTCGACCCGCTGGAGGGCGAGGAGGTCGTCGCCCGCGTCGTCGCCGACAGCGGATGCGAACGGGTGCCGATCGACGCAGCCGATTGGCCGGGGCTCGAAAAGGCAATCACCGCGCTTGGAGAGTTCCGCACGACACCTGCGATGCTGCCGCTGGAACCGCCCTTCGCCGGTGGCCTCGATGGCTTTTATGCCGCCGTGCTGCGCCGTGCGGGTGCCTGAGGGCGCTCATCAACAGACTGTTTTGCTGGAACAATTGACGCCCTCGGACGGCCCGCCTATCAA
It encodes:
- the acs gene encoding acetate--CoA ligase, whose amino-acid sequence is MDVKTYPVLEAAKNRTLLDNATYLEWYRESVADPEKFWGEHGKRIEWFEPYTKVKNTSFEGDVSIKWFEDGLTNVSYNCIDRHLKTHGEKTAIIWEGDNPYLDKKITYNELYDKVCRLANVLKEQGVKKGDRVTIYMPMIPEAAYAMLACARIGAIHSVVFGGFSPEALAGRIVDCESTFVITCDEGVRGGKPVALKENTDTAIDIAARQHVTVSKVLVVRRTGGKVGWAPGRDLWYHQETAAAEPHCPPEKMNAEDPLFILYTSGSTGKPKGVLHTTGGYLVYASMTHQYVFDYQDGDIYWCTADVGWVTGHSYIVYGPLANAATTLMFEGVPNFPDAGRFWEVVDKHKVNIFYTAPTAIRSLMGAGDDFVKRSSRSSLRLLGTVGEPINPEAWEWYYHVVGDERCPVVDTWWQTETGGILITPLPGATDLKPGSATRPFFGVQPQIVDSDGKVVDGAADGNLCITDSWPGQMRTVYGDHERFIQTYFSTYKGKYFTGDGCRRDEDGYYWITGRVDDVLNVSGHRLGTAEVESALVSHNLVSEAAVVGYPHPIKGQGIYCYVSLMAGEVGDDELRQALVKHVRSEIGPIATPDKIQFAPGLPKTRSGKIMRRILRKIAEDDFGSLGDTSTLADPGVVDDLIANRQNRA
- a CDS encoding DUF1674 domain-containing protein → MMGINGQLFNIVTETATGMQNDNDNSPDRPKRPLSPAALRALKEAEERRRAEAPKDMPAELGGRGGLDPARFGDWEIKGRAIDF
- the htpX gene encoding zinc metalloprotease HtpX, with the protein product MNLMRTAMLLAFMTVLFMAVGYVIGGRGGMMIALVIAAGMNFFSYWNSDRMVLRMYRAQEVDEHSAPEYYGIVRDLAKNAGLPMPRVYVIDSPQPNAFATGRNPENAAVAASTGLLHSLSYEEVAGVMAHELAHIQYRDTLTMTLTATLAGAISMLGNFAFFFGGNRENNNPLGFIGVLIAMIVAPLAAMLVQMAISRTREYSADRRGAEICGNPLWLSSALRKIAGAAQVIHNNDAERNPATAHMFIINPLSGERMDNLFSTHPNTENRVAALERMARETSTGSTAPVRPDNAGRKSRSVPRTGWGRGGSEPPKGPWS
- a CDS encoding RsmB/NOP family class I SAM-dependent RNA methyltransferase, translated to MPEDNKNDSRPKRSREHNRSGGAGARPGADAAAKPGLKSRQAAAKILAAVVDRKTPLDGMLDPERGNPAYRELSEADRALVRAILNSALRHLPRIRAAIDSLLQTPLPEGARALEHVLTVAATQILYLDVPDHSAVDLAVEQAQSDPRNRRFASLVNAVLRRLSREKEEILEKLRQVPAMPGWFFDRLVACYGPDQAERISEAQLVPAAIDLTVKSDAASWAERLAGTVLPTGSVRLQEFSGSIPSLSGFSEGAWWVQDAAASIPARLFGDISGKKVVDLCAAPGGKTAQLVLAGAEVTALDQSSSRLRRLKANLERLGFEARTKESDMAEFRPEELFDAALLDAPCSSTGTTRRHPDVLWTKGPQDVEKLARLQERLLRHALTLVKPGGLIVFSNCSLDPLEGEEVVARVVADSGCERVPIDAADWPGLEKAITALGEFRTTPAMLPLEPPFAGGLDGFYAAVLRRAGA